One region of Vescimonas fastidiosa genomic DNA includes:
- the glmS gene encoding glutamine--fructose-6-phosphate transaminase (isomerizing), whose translation MCGIVGYVGKEQAAPILLDGLQRLEYRGYDSAGVAVFGPAGLQVKKSKGRLQVLKDLTHDGADLPGNLGIGHTRWATHGEPNDVNAHPQVSRSGRIAVVHNGIIENFSELKGQLLHKGYQFKSETDTEVVAQLLDYYFSQCGDMVEAVRRMLNAVEGAYALGIVSADAPDRLIAARKDAPLLLGYGEGESFIASDVTAIIRHTRDISYMEDGEMAVLTRDGITVYNEQGQPVTKKHHHVDWDIGAAEKGGYAHFMLKEIFEQPRAIREATAARLQGGRVILQDLTMTEEEIRNIGRIIIIACGSSYHVGMVGKYNLERMLRRSVEVVLASEFRYSDPIVKRGDLVIAISQSGETLDTMAALREAKKRGARILSIVNVVGSSIARESDDVLYTWAGPEIAVATTKAYSTQMAVLNMLGLYFADILGTIDRQTYSEMVRDMQRVPEYIEKILESAESIHDIAREICKSEDVFFIGRNLDYALSLEGSLKLKEISYIHSEAYASGELKHGTISLIVDGTLVIALGTYGPLFDKALSNVVEVQARGAKVLALTTQTHAEEMGRHVPMVMTIPDIHEMLLPQLGVVPLQLLAYYIALERGCDIDKPRNLAKSVTVE comes from the coding sequence ATGTGTGGAATCGTAGGATATGTTGGCAAGGAGCAGGCGGCTCCCATTCTGCTGGACGGCTTGCAGCGCTTGGAATACCGGGGCTATGACTCCGCCGGTGTGGCGGTATTCGGTCCCGCAGGGTTGCAGGTGAAGAAGTCCAAGGGCCGCTTGCAGGTGCTGAAGGATCTGACCCATGACGGCGCAGATCTGCCCGGCAACCTGGGCATCGGCCACACCCGCTGGGCCACCCACGGCGAGCCCAACGATGTTAACGCCCATCCCCAGGTGAGCCGCAGTGGCCGCATCGCCGTGGTACACAACGGCATCATCGAGAATTTTTCGGAGCTGAAGGGTCAGCTGCTGCACAAGGGCTACCAGTTCAAATCCGAGACGGACACCGAGGTGGTGGCCCAGCTTCTGGACTACTATTTCAGCCAGTGCGGCGACATGGTGGAGGCTGTGCGGCGGATGCTCAATGCCGTGGAGGGGGCCTATGCCCTGGGCATCGTGTCCGCCGACGCACCGGACCGGCTCATTGCCGCCCGGAAGGACGCACCGCTGCTGCTGGGCTACGGCGAGGGGGAGAGCTTCATCGCCTCCGATGTCACCGCTATCATCCGCCATACCCGGGACATCTCCTACATGGAGGACGGCGAAATGGCCGTGCTGACCCGGGACGGCATCACCGTGTATAACGAACAGGGCCAGCCCGTGACCAAGAAGCATCACCATGTGGACTGGGACATCGGCGCCGCCGAAAAGGGCGGCTATGCCCACTTTATGCTCAAGGAGATCTTTGAGCAGCCCCGGGCGATCCGGGAGGCCACCGCTGCCCGGCTCCAGGGAGGGCGGGTCATTTTGCAGGACCTGACCATGACCGAGGAGGAAATTCGCAACATCGGGCGCATTATCATCATTGCCTGCGGCTCGTCTTACCATGTGGGCATGGTGGGCAAGTATAACCTGGAGCGGATGCTCCGGCGCAGCGTGGAGGTGGTACTGGCCTCCGAGTTCCGCTACAGTGATCCCATTGTAAAGCGGGGCGACCTGGTCATTGCCATCAGCCAGTCCGGCGAGACCCTGGATACCATGGCCGCCCTGCGGGAGGCCAAGAAGCGGGGGGCGCGCATCCTCTCCATTGTGAATGTGGTGGGTTCGTCCATCGCCCGGGAGTCGGATGATGTGCTTTACACCTGGGCAGGCCCCGAGATCGCCGTGGCCACCACCAAGGCGTATAGCACCCAGATGGCCGTGCTGAATATGTTGGGGCTGTATTTTGCCGATATTCTGGGCACCATTGACCGCCAGACCTACAGCGAAATGGTCCGGGATATGCAGCGGGTGCCGGAATATATCGAGAAGATTCTGGAATCCGCCGAGAGCATCCACGACATTGCCAGGGAGATCTGCAAGAGCGAGGATGTGTTCTTTATCGGCCGCAACCTGGACTATGCCCTGTCTCTGGAGGGCAGCCTGAAGCTGAAGGAAATTTCCTATATCCACTCCGAGGCCTATGCCTCCGGCGAGCTGAAGCACGGGACCATTTCCCTTATTGTGGACGGAACTCTGGTCATCGCCCTGGGGACCTATGGACCCCTGTTTGACAAGGCCCTGAGCAATGTGGTGGAGGTGCAGGCCCGAGGCGCTAAGGTCCTGGCCCTGACCACCCAGACCCACGCCGAGGAGATGGGCCGCCATGTACCTATGGTCATGACCATTCCGGATATTCATGAGATGCTGCTGCCTCAGCTGGGCGTGGTGCCGCTGCAGCTGCTGGCCTATTACATCGCCCTGGAGCGGGGCTGCGACATCGACAAGCCCCGGAACCTGGCCAAGAGCGTCACAGTGGAGTAA